CAAGGCGGAGGGTAACGGCGTCGCCGCGACTTGCGCTATTGACCGGCCCGTCGCTGGTGTCAATGCTGGTGATTGTAGTGGTTCCTGATGGGGTGGCTACTTCTTGCCCCACCTGAATGCTTCCGCTGGCGATGCTTCCTGCATATCCACGATAGTCGGTGCTGCGGATGACGTATTGGATGGGGAACCGGAAATCTGATTCTTCGGCTTTTACATCAATGGTTTCTAATAGTTCTAAAATCGTCGGGCCGGTGTACCACGGGAGGTTAGGTGACGTTTCCACCACGTTGTCGCCGTTTAATGCTGAGATCGGTACCGCATAGGGATAGGTAATACCTAGTTGCGTTGCAATGGAACGGAAGTCTGCGTCGATGGTGTCGAAAATCGCTTGGTTGTAGTCCACCAAGTCGATTTTGTTGACCGCCAGAATCACCGTTTGTACTCCAAGTAGCGCGGCGACCGAGAGGTGGGTGCGGGTCTGTTCGATGACGCCTTTGCGGGCGTCGACAAGCAAAACCACTACATCTGAGGTGGAGACCCCGGTGACGGTATTGCGGGTATATTGCACGTGGCCTGGGGTATCGGCGAGTATGAAGTTTCGGTGCGCCGTTGCGAAATAGCGGTAGGCGACATCAATGGTGATCCCTTGCTCTCGTTCGGCACGGAGGCCGTCAACAAGCAACGAAAGATCCAGGCCGTCGAATCCTCGGGTGGCGGAACTGCGTTGAATAGAATCGAGCTGGTCCGTCAGTATGGATTTCGTGTCGTGCAGAAGGCGCCCCACGAAGGTGGATTTGCCGTCGTCGACGGAACCGGCGGTGCAGAATCTTAGGGTATGCATCAGAAATAACCTTCCTTTTTGCGATCCTCCATTGCGGAATCGGATAGTCTGTCGTCGGCGCGGGTCGCTCCCCGTTCGGTGTGAGTCGCGGTCAGAATCTCCGCTATCACCTCGTCCACCGTGGCGGCAGACGACTCCACCGCGCCGGTGCAGCTCATATCCCCAATGGTGCGGTACCGCACCGTTTTGGTTTCCACTGTCTCGTCGCCGCGCGGCCCACCCCAGTCACCGGCGCTTAGCCACATGCCGTCGCGGTTGAATACATCGCGGCGGTGGGCGTAGTACAAGCTAGGCAACTCAATATCGCGGGCTTTGATGTAGCGCCAAATATCTGCCTCTGTCCAATTAGAAATCGGGAAAACCCGGATGTTTTCCCCCGGCTGGTGCCTACCGTTATATAAGTTCCATAGCTCGGGGCGTTGACGGCGTGGATCCCACGCGCCAAAGCTATCCCGGACGGAAAACACACGCTCTTTCGCCCGCGCCCGCTCTTCGTCCCGGCGCGCCCCACCGATAACTGCCGTGTAGCGGTGCTCAGCGATGGTTTCGTTTAGCGGTACCGTCTGTAACGGATTACGGGTGCCGTCGGGGCGTTCTGCCAGTTCGCCCCGGTCGATCCAGTCTTGGACTCGTGCTACCCGAAGGCGCGCACCGTGTTTTTCGACGATCGCGTCCCGAAACTCAATCACCTCGGGGAAGTTATGACCGGTATCAATGTGCAGCAATTCAAATGGCATTGGGGCAGGATGAAACGCACGCCGGGCTAATTCGAAGACCACGACGGAATCCTTACCGCCGGAAAATAACAGGGCTACCTGGTCAAATTGTCCCGCTACCTCGCGGAGGATGTGGATGGATTCGTTTTCTAGGTCTTTGAGGTGTTCGGACAGGATCGTGGTGGTTGGGCTGGTCATGTGTGCTCCTTAACGGTTAGGTGTGTAGGCCGCATTCGGTTTTGGTGGATCCTTGCCACCGGCCGGACCGGGGGTCGTCGCCGGGTTCTACGGGGAATGTGCAGGTGGCGCATCCAATTGAGGGGTAGCCCTGCGTGGTCAGCGGGTGGGTGATTAGCTGGTTGTCTTCGATGAATTTCTCGGTGTCGGCAAGGCTCCAGGTGACAAGTGGTGAGACTTTTAGTCGCCCAGTCGCATCGAGGCTGAGCGCCGGTGCGGTCGTCCTCGTTGGCCCATCAGCCCGGCGCAGACCCGTGACCCAGGCAGCGTAGTTGCTTAACGACGCCGCCAGTGGTTCCACCTTCCGCATTCGGCAACACGCTGTCGGGTTGGAAAGATACAGGCTCGGGCCATATTCCTCGTTTTGTTCGGCGATACTCAAGATCGGGGTTGCGGTGAGCACATGCTGCGGGTACCTCGCCGCAACCTGGTTTTTCACGCTAAGCGTTTCCGGGAAGTGGTAGCCGGTGTCTAAAAACAACAAGTCGGCTTCTGGCAGGTGCCGGTGAGCTAATTCCGCCAAGACAGTGTTTTCCATCGACATGGTCACTGCCACCGGTCCGGGTGCGTGTTCGTTGAGCCAGGTGAGGATTTCAGCGGCGGGGGCGTCGAAAAGCGAATCCGCGTATCGGTTGACCAGGTCGGCGTTTACTGCCGCCACCTCAGGAGCAAGTGGAGTGGTGTGGCGGGTGCCAGCCGGGGAAATTGCTGGGTCTTTTTTCGTAATATTGAGCAGGTTCATAGTAAATGTCCACGGGTCGAAAGGGAACGATGGAGCGCCTGGCTTGCCGATAACGCCGGGGCGGGTGAGTGCTGTGCATCGTTGGTGCCGAAAAACTTCACCTCAAACACTCGGCTGCAATCTATGCAATGCCAGGAAAACTCGGAGTCTTCTGCTGGGAACAACACCTCGGCCGCACAATAGGGGCAATGCAGCGGATGGTTACGATTCGGATTGGGTTTTCTTCGCATTCTCATTGCAGATCCTCCTCCGCTGCCCGTACCACCCAGTCCCGAAACTGCTCACCGTCGCTGCGTTGCGCCTGAAACTTTTCGACCACACGCACCACATAGTCACCCAGTTCAGCACTGGTTACCTTGTGTCCGCGCAGCTTGCGGCCAAAATTCGGATCCAAACCCAGGGCCCCACCCAAATGCACTTGGAATCCCTCCACCCGGTTGCCCGCATCGTCGGTCACCGTTTGTCCTTTCAAACCAATGTCCGCCACCTGGGACCGCGCGCACGCATTCGGGCACCCATTGAGCGAAATCTTCAACGGGACATCCAGCTGACCCAGCCGGTCTTCAAGCTCATCCACCAATTCGATGGCCCTCGCCTTGGTGGTCACATGCGCAAGCTTGCAAAACTCCAAACCAGTG
The nucleotide sequence above comes from Corynebacterium mustelae. Encoded proteins:
- a CDS encoding sulfate adenylyltransferase subunit 1, whose product is MHTLRFCTAGSVDDGKSTFVGRLLHDTKSILTDQLDSIQRSSATRGFDGLDLSLLVDGLRAEREQGITIDVAYRYFATAHRNFILADTPGHVQYTRNTVTGVSTSDVVVLLVDARKGVIEQTRTHLSVAALLGVQTVILAVNKIDLVDYNQAIFDTIDADFRSIATQLGITYPYAVPISALNGDNVVETSPNLPWYTGPTILELLETIDVKAEESDFRFPIQYVIRSTDYRGYAGSIASGSIQVGQEVATPSGTTTITSIDTSDGPVNSASRGDAVTLRLADELDLSRGDLVAINPPQPTNQLSATIVGLSATGIAAGQVVELRYGTATVKARFADDIAHNAIVPTTVALQAALPVEPYAGRGAVGAFLVIHPVTGDTLAAGLVT
- the cysD gene encoding sulfate adenylyltransferase subunit CysD, with the translated sequence MTSPTTTILSEHLKDLENESIHILREVAGQFDQVALLFSGGKDSVVVFELARRAFHPAPMPFELLHIDTGHNFPEVIEFRDAIVEKHGARLRVARVQDWIDRGELAERPDGTRNPLQTVPLNETIAEHRYTAVIGGARRDEERARAKERVFSVRDSFGAWDPRRQRPELWNLYNGRHQPGENIRVFPISNWTEADIWRYIKARDIELPSLYYAHRRDVFNRDGMWLSAGDWGGPRGDETVETKTVRYRTIGDMSCTGAVESSAATVDEVIAEILTATHTERGATRADDRLSDSAMEDRKKEGYF
- a CDS encoding phosphoadenylyl-sulfate reductase codes for the protein MNLLNITKKDPAISPAGTRHTTPLAPEVAAVNADLVNRYADSLFDAPAAEILTWLNEHAPGPVAVTMSMENTVLAELAHRHLPEADLLFLDTGYHFPETLSVKNQVAARYPQHVLTATPILSIAEQNEEYGPSLYLSNPTACCRMRKVEPLAASLSNYAAWVTGLRRADGPTRTTAPALSLDATGRLKVSPLVTWSLADTEKFIEDNQLITHPLTTQGYPSIGCATCTFPVEPGDDPRSGRWQGSTKTECGLHT